In one window of Sciurus carolinensis chromosome X, mSciCar1.2, whole genome shotgun sequence DNA:
- the LOC124971628 gene encoding homeobox protein Rhox13-like — translation MASWYHYYDTDYYVLEEYERETNPEPEQGAAAAAEGGLFAEGAVGLEDDMKHEGHPNQQDVLNQEDEGNQEEDVDQEDDSDHEDDGGDEDPQEEDLEEPVVPRSRRRQPRIPFQFTPWQLEELENVFEETQYPDLLMRRELGRQMNVPEAKVQTWFNNRRAKYRKNQRESMLRRIPPGVPDYIFMADVEEP, via the exons ATGGCTAGCTGGTATCACTACTATGATACTGACTACTATGTTCTGGAAGAATATGAGAGGGAAACAAACCCTGAACCTGAGCAAGGCGCTGCTGCGGCAGCAGAAGGTGGCCTCTTTGCTGAAGGAGCTGTCGGCCTCGAGGACGACATGAAGCATGAGGGCCACCCAAACCAACAGGATGTCTTGAACCAAGAAGACGAAGGGAACCAGGAAGAAGATGTGGACCAGGAAGACGACAGTGACCATGAGGATGATGGCGGCGACGAGGATCCCCaggaggaggacctggaggaGCCAGTGGTTCCTCGGTCCCGTCGCAGGCAGCCACGGATCCCGTTTCAGTTCACACCATGGCAGCTGGAAGAACtggaaaatgtttttgaagaaacTCAGTACCCTGATCTGCTCATGAG AAGAGAGCTTGGAAGACAAATGAATGTGCCGGAAGCCAAAGTGCAG ACATGGTTTAACAATAGGAGAGCCAAATATAGGAAAAATCAGAGGGAATCAATGCTCAGACGTATTCCGCCTGGTGTCCCAGACTACATTTTCATGGCAGATGTGGAGGAACCCTAG